Within Runella rosea, the genomic segment CATCATTGCCGTAGCCTCGGGAAAAGGAGGCGTTGGAAAATCGACCGTTACGGCCAATTTGGCCATGGCACTCTCACGCTCAGGGGCCAAAGTCGGAATTCTCGACGCTGATATTTACGGGCCATCCATGCCCGTTATGTTTGGAGCCGAAGATATGCAACCCCGTATCGTGCAGCGCGATGGTCGCAACATGATGGTTCCTATCCAACAATGGGGCATTAAATTGATTTCGATGGGCTTTTTGGTCCCCGCCGACAGTGCCACCGTATGGCGCGGCCCCATGGCTAGTACGGCATTACGCCAATTGATTGGCGATGTAGAATGGGGCGAACTGGATTACCTGCTCATTGACTTGCCTCCTGGCACCAGCGATATTCATTTAACGCTCGTTCAGGCGTTGCCTGTTACGGGAGCGGTCATCGTGACTACGCCTCAAAAAGTTGCCTTAGCCGACGCCATCAAAGGATTGGCTATGTTTCGCCAGCCGCAAATCAACGTGCCCGTCTTGGGAATTGTGGAAAATATGTCCTACTTTACCCCTGCCGAATTACCCAACAATAAGTATTATCTTTTTGGGAAAGACGGTGGGCAGCAATTGGCCGACAAATTTGACGTTCAGGTATTAGGACACATTCCGTTGGTACAAGGAATACGGGAAGGCGGCGACGAAGGTCGTCCGGCGTATTTGAGCGATGACCTCATCACCAAAGAAGCTTTTCAGGAAGCGGCCGAAAATCTGGCGCAACAGGTAGCCATTCGCAATGCTACCTTGGCCAAAACCAAGCAAGTAGAGATTAGAGTATAGTATCGACTGAAAAATAGCATCTTAGCGCATTATTTTATAAAAAATGGAAACACTTCAAGCTGATTCACTTAAAGCTCGCGTCGAAACGGCGCTCAACAGCATCCGCCCTTATCTGGAAGCTGACGGCGGCAACGTAGCGGTGAAAGAGATTACCGACGACATGACGGTTCGACTCGAACTTGTTGGTTCATGCAGCTCATGTCCCATGTCAACCATGACTTTTAAGGCAGGACTGGAGGAAGCGATTTTAAAATCCGTTCCTGAAATCAAAAAAGTAGAGGCCATCAACCTCACACCTGCCTATTGAAATCTTTCAGGGGTCAAAAGTATATACTTTTGACCCCTGAAAGATTTAGTAATTCCACCATTCTTTGACGGGATACTCACCGCCCCCAACTTCCACTTTTTCGCCAATCATGGGCGTTGTAATGGGTTGATTCAAGGCTTTTGCTTTTTTCGTCACGCGTTGAATGGATTCATTCCACGGGTGCAATGCCAACGTAAATTTACTCCAATGGACGGGCAAAAGTAATTTAGCTCGCAGCTCAACCGCCGCTTGGGCCGTTTCTTCGGGCATCAGGTGAATGTACTTCCAATAGTCGTTGTATTGCCCACATTCCAAAATAGCCAAGTCGAACGGGCCGTATTTATCTCCAATTTCTTTAAAGTGCGTATCATATCCTGAATCCCCGCCAACATAAATGTTGTGCTGCGGTGTTTTTAGAATAAACGACGACCAAAACGTCTGCATCCGCTTAAAACCACGGCCCGAAAAATGTCGGGCTGGCGCGGCCGTGATGTCAAACGTACTGTCAAGTTTAGTCTTCTCCCACCAATCTAATTCCGTAATCTGAGACTCATCATAGCCCCAATGCGCCAAATGTGACCCAACTCCTAAAGACGTAACGACCCGCTTTACCTTGGGTTGTAGTTTTTTGACCGTTTCATAATCCAAATGATCGTAATGGTCGTGCGTAATAATCAGCAGGTCGAGTTCTGGAAAATCATCAATTGAATACACATTACTTCCGTTATAATTGGCCCCAAAAAAGGAAACTGGCGAGGCATTTCCACTGAAAACGGGATCTACCAGTATATTTTTCCCGTCGATATGCATGAAATAAGAAGAATGCCCAAACCAAACCACCACGGGTTTATCAGATGAGATGTTCTTTAAATCGGTCTTAACCGAAGGCAGTGCTTTGCTCGGCTCTTTGTTTTCCACCTTTGGAATATACAGTTTTAAAATGTCAAAATAAGTAACGCCTTCGGCCAAATCAGGGGTAAAGTGCTCATTTTGAAAGGCTCCGTTTTTGTAATGCGGCGAAGTACGAATGCGTTCGAAACGGAGTTCGGCGGGATTTTTTCCGAATTGTGGCTGCTGCATGTACACATACCCACTCAGGGCAATGACCGCAATGAAAATGAATAAAATCAACATTGTTTTTTTTAATTTGCTAATCATGGGTTGCTACATTACCAATTAATAAGTGAGTGCTTACTTACTGTTTGACTACACAAATTGTGCGTTTAAAAAATTTAATTCCTTAACTTTTGAGTTTCTCCAGTTGATACTTAGATTTCAGAAATGAGAGCGTTTGCTCAATAAATGCCTCCGAAGGTTGCTGCATCAACTGATTACTCAAACCGTCGAGCAGCATGACTAACAACAAAACTTCTTTTTCGGGTTCGGCGTAGCCAAGTTGTCGAAATGCGTCGGTTACTACCTCCACCAACTCCAAATAATAGCCACTCGGACGGTATGATTGCCCTCGGTATTTTTTCTGCCATTTGAGCGAAAACTGTAGTTTCCAAAATTCACGTTCTTCGCTAAATAGCTTCACGGGCAGTTCAATCGTGGCGTGAATCTTGGCCAAAGGTTCGGCCAATGCAACAATGGATTTGACGTGCCGAGCCATCCGTTCTTCACTCATGGCCAAGATGGCATCCATTAATCCTTCCTTATTGGTAAAATGACGAAAAATCAGTCCTTCCGAAACCCCCGCTTCTTTGGCAATCTGACTCGTGGGAGTCGTATCAAATCCATGTTCTGCAAAAAGTTTCAGCGCTGTTTCTAGAATCAGTTCCTGTTTTTCAGTCATAATTAAAAGTGAGTAATCACTTACGAAACTAAAATCATCCTTCGAGGGTTCCCGAAGTTTAAAATTTAGTAAAGAATACCATGATTTATTTACGACACCCAGCCTTTCAATAGTCCCTGATGGTCATGTTGGAGAAGCAGTTCAAACAGGCGCGTTGTGGCGGCGGCATCGCCCATGGCGCGGTGGTGATTGGTGTGCTGGATTTGCAAGTCCCGGCAAATATTACCCAAGCTATACGATTTATAGCCCGGAAAAATCTTCCGACTTAACCGAACGGTACAAAGCGTATCACGGTCAAAATATTCATCTAAACGACCAAATTCGCGCCTTACAAATCCGTAATCGAAGGTAACATTATGCGCTACAAAAGCGGCGTTTTGGGTCAATCGGCGCACATCATCCGCAACTTCTTCAAACGTTGGCGCGTCTTTAACCATCTGGTTATCAATCCCCGTGAGTTGGGTAATAAACCCAGGAATCCAACACTTTGGATTGATGAGGCTTTGATAAGAGTCGATGACCTGCTGGCCATCGTGGCGCAAAATGGCAATTTCGGTAATCCGGCTCGTATCGTACGCGCCGCCCGTGGTTTCAATATCTACAATGGCAAACATAAAGGAGCTTATATGAGGCACAAAAATACGGGAAAAATACCGAAAGGATACGGGAAAACGCCCGTTGATTTCCCCCCTCTCAAACCGCACTTTTGTAGAGCACATTCAACCCTTAATGTTATGACGGCTCTACACCTTGCACGAACGCCCAATGGCTTAGAAGGCCTCCGTTTACCACTAAATTCCCACAAAGTCTTTGTTGCACTACGCGACATCATGCGCCTAGAAGGACAGCGAAATTACACCCTGTTTGTTCTCCGAAACGGTCAAAAAATATTGGTTTCCAAAACCATTGGTTTTTATGAAGAGCTATTGCCGCCCAACTTTATCCGCGTCAATCGGGGGTGTATTATCAATACCGTCTACTTAGACTTTTCGTTGGGTGAACATTTCCGACTTAAAGACGGATATGAAATTCCAGTATCACGAAGAAAAATAAAACAACTCGAAGCCCTGCGAGACGATGCCTAAAAAAAGAGGCAATGCCCTCTACGCGAAAGCATTGCCTCTGATAAAACCCTAAGTGAGGGCTATATCCAAAAATATTTCTACTGTTGCTTTTTGTTTAGGCGTTGGATGAGCATTTGCGTAAACATCTGCTCGGCTTTGTATAGCTCCGCCAACTGCCTGACATTAATTACTTTAAGGAATTTATTCATGTATTCACGCTCCAAATCCACTTCCTTTTGCTGGAGATTGAGCGTTTCTTTGAGATTGGTCAGAATTTTTTCGTCGGGCGTTGTGAGCGTGTTGGTTTCAACGATGAGTTTTCTCATTTGCTTACGAATCTCTTTTTTTCTGTCGTCAAACTCGTTGTAGACGGGCCAAAACTGCTGCGACTGCTCTGGGGTAAGGTTCAAGCGGTTGGTAATCAGGCCAATTTTGGCATTTTCGATTTTCTGATGTCCTCCGTCCTGCGCGTAAGAGGCACTAACCAATAGGGTGCAAATAAATACAAATACGATTTTTTTCATCACTAGAATAAGTTTCAAATAACGGATTGATACACTAAATTGCTTCCTCTAAGTCTTCTTCCTGAATGGCTTTGCGGAGGTCTTCATCATTGACATTGAGTTGTTGCAACAAAACATCTTCTCCGGCATAAGTCTCATTTATCTGGGGTTCTTCCACCATTTCTTGCTGGGTAATGTGATTATCTTTTAAATACGTAATAATCTCATCGTCTGATACTTGGCTCAGGGTTTCTTCCCCCAGCGAAAGTTGTTTTTGCGGATACGTCACCCAAAGCAACACGCCAACCACACTCGCCGCCGCCCCGAGCAAAGCGGTTCGTTTCCACGACCAGCTGACCGTAAAAGAGGTTTCTTTCTCAGCTATTTGCTCGTAAATGCGGGTTTGTACCGTCGAAGGTAATTTCTCAAAATAGCCTTCTGGTTCCCGAAAAGGAAGCTTACGTTCGAGGTCGTCTAGTTTTATCCGTTTCATTTTTTCTCAGGTTCTGCAATGCTGTGGATGAAGTGGTGAGTCGTTTTCACCCGCGCAAAATGAGCCGTGGAGAAAACGTATTTATCTTTTGACAAAGCTTTTATACTAAAGTTTAATCTTCTCCGTTTAAAAACTTTTCAATTTTTGTCACTGCATGGTGATAGCTTGCCTTCAACGCCCCCACCGAAGTGCCGGTGATGTCGGCAATATCTTCGTATTTGAGGTCATCAAAATACTTCATGTTAAACACCAACCGCTGTTTGTCGGGCAAGGTCAGCAGCGCTTTTTGCAGCTTCAACTGAATTTCGTCTCCCGAAAGCGGAGAGTCTGTTTCGCCCGCCGCGGCTTCCAGTTTTTCTAGTAACTCGCCTTCTACATCGTGAATGGGAATAAAAAATCGGCGACGTTTTTTATTCAAAAAATTCAAACATTCGTTGGTAGCAATGCGGTACAGCCACGTAAAAAGCTGCGCATCTCCTCGAAATGTTTCTAATGCTTGCCACGCTTTAATGAAAGTCTCTTGCGTCAAATCATCGGCATCGTCGTGGTCAATGACCATCTTGCGAATGTGCCAATAAATTTTTTGCTGGTACTTTCGTACCAACTGATTGAAAGCAAAATTGCGGCTTTCGGGATTGGCAAATTTTTCAAGAATGGCTTGATCTGTCATCATTTAGGAGTGAGGAGTCAGTAGCGAGGAGTGAATTTTACCTTCACTCCTCGCTGCCGGCTACTTTTTTCTTGCAATCGCCCGTTTGGCGGCTGCTACAATATCGTTGGCGGTGAGGCCGTATTTTTCCATGAGTTGCGCAGGCGTACCGCTTTCCCCGAAGCTGTCTTTCACGGCGATAAATTCTTGCGGATAAGGTGTACCCTGAATCAATAACTCAGCGATGGCACTTCCCAATCCTCCCGCTACTTGATGCTCTTCGGCCGACACCAAACAACCCGTTTTCTTCACCGATTTTAAGATGGCTTTTTCGTCCAAAGGTTTAATCGTGTGAATGTTGATGATTTCGGCGTTGATACCTTCGGCTTCGAGCATTTCGCCCGCTTGGATGGCTTCCCACACCAAATGGCCTGTGGCAAAGATACTTACATCGGTACCTTCATTGACCATCCACGCTTTTCCGATTTCAAATTTTTGGTCAGCATCCGTAAATACTGGAATCACTGGGCGACCAAAACGCAGATAAACGGGACCTTCGTATTCTGCCACGGCGATGGTAGCCGCTTTGGTTTGGTTATAATCACACGGATTGATAACGGTCATTCCGGGCAAGGCGCGCATCATGGCAAGGTCTTCCAAAATCTGGTGCGTGGCGCCATCTTCACCCAGCGTCAGGCCCGCGTGAGAAACGGCAATTTTGACATTTTTGTCAGAGTACGCTACGCTTTGACGGATTTGGTCATAGACCCGTCCCGAGCCAAAATTGGCGAACGTGGTCGCAAACGGAATCTTCCCGCCGATGGTCAGACCTGCGGCCATACCAATCATGTTGGCTTCCGAAATACCGCACTGGATAAAGCGCTCAGGGTTTTCTTTGATAAACGCGTCGAGTTTTAAAGAACCCACCAAGTCGGCGCACATCGCCACGACGTTGGGGTTGGTTTGACCTAAAACCTGCATTCCCGCGCCGAATCCGCTGCGGGTATCTTTCTTTTCGGTGAACGTATATTTTTTCATTCTTTGTGTTGTATTGCGTAATTAGTTTTGGGTATTAAGTACTGAAAGTTTATTCAAAAAGTAAGCGGCACTGGGGCAATTTTGAGCAGAATGCTCTATTGAAAATCCATTCATAATCAATCTCTTAGCGAAGAGCAATTTATCTCCAATCCCCCTTCCATTTCTGGTTGCAACGGAAATTTCCTTTAACTTTTCTTCTGGCTTTGAAATAATTTCAGGAACTGCCACTTCCGGGAATATTGTGAGCAAATTGTCACCAAAGTATTTTTTCATCAGTGAGACGTCGGCCAAAAACCAAGTTTCAATCTGTTTGACAACAATCACTTTTTTTACTTTTTCATCGGTTGACTTTATTTCGTCTTTGGCCGATGTGATACAAGGTGAGTCCTCTAAATCTCGCATGCAAAAAACAAAATCTGCACCCATATCGTACAGTAGAGCGGTAAATGAAGCCAATTTTTCTTCATTTTTGAAGACATCTTTGCCACGCTCCTTTTTATTGGCTGGTAATACACCGCTAAGTACTTCGATTCCTTTGCTACGACAGAAGGTTTTGAATGACTCAGACGATACAATCTGCTTTTCTGTATCACCTTCGACGATGAACCCCACTTTTACCATGGCGTTCCTCCTCCCAATGCCCCCGAAAGCCATACTTCGGCCATGTTGAGGCCATGCAAATCCATACCTTTGATTTGTTTGATTTTGGTTTCACCGCCTATTTTATCCACCACAATCACTTCCTCGGGCGTCAGACATTCCACTAAGGCATTTGAGTGCGTATTGAGCCAAATATAATGCCCCTTTTCTTCGCAGGCAGCTCTAAAAAAATCAACTAGCTTCCTGATAACATACGGATTTAACCCATTCTCTGGCTCTTCAATGCACAAAAATTGCGGCTCGTCTGATTGATAGACGGCGGTTAAAAGCGCTAGGATGTTGTAGGTACCATCGGAAAGTAAATCTTTAGTAAAAGGTTTCTTAATACCTTTTTCGTACATCACCAACGTATCGGTACTGCTCAACTCACTAGAAACGATTTCAATATTATCAAAGCCAGGAATGAATAAATCCAACCATTCTTTAATTTCTTCGCGTTTGACTTCGTCTTGGAGAATACGTTTGAGGACTTTTTCTAGATTATCAGTAGATAAACTTAGTAAATAATCCCCAGTATAGTTAAGTTTTTGCCGGCTTTTCTGACCAATAAAAATATGGGTATACCAATAAAAGAATTGCTCAAAAGATACTTCTTCCATGTATCTTACATCCATGGACTTAGATAAAAACTCATTAGTGTCATTAGTATGTGGTATATCATCTTTATCAAAAAAAAGGGTAGAATAAGCATCATATTTTCTATCGCCAC encodes:
- a CDS encoding Mrp/NBP35 family ATP-binding protein, with the translated sequence MGDLTINKEKILQALSTVQEPDLKKDLVTLGMIRDVETGIDLISFTVVLTTPACPLKELIRKECTDAIHKFFGDHIRVNIKLTADVTTTRTGGPVVPQVKNIIAVASGKGGVGKSTVTANLAMALSRSGAKVGILDADIYGPSMPVMFGAEDMQPRIVQRDGRNMMVPIQQWGIKLISMGFLVPADSATVWRGPMASTALRQLIGDVEWGELDYLLIDLPPGTSDIHLTLVQALPVTGAVIVTTPQKVALADAIKGLAMFRQPQINVPVLGIVENMSYFTPAELPNNKYYLFGKDGGQQLADKFDVQVLGHIPLVQGIREGGDEGRPAYLSDDLITKEAFQEAAENLAQQVAIRNATLAKTKQVEIRV
- a CDS encoding NifU family protein, which codes for METLQADSLKARVETALNSIRPYLEADGGNVAVKEITDDMTVRLELVGSCSSCPMSTMTFKAGLEEAILKSVPEIKKVEAINLTPAY
- a CDS encoding MBL fold metallo-hydrolase, which translates into the protein MLILFIFIAVIALSGYVYMQQPQFGKNPAELRFERIRTSPHYKNGAFQNEHFTPDLAEGVTYFDILKLYIPKVENKEPSKALPSVKTDLKNISSDKPVVVWFGHSSYFMHIDGKNILVDPVFSGNASPVSFFGANYNGSNVYSIDDFPELDLLIITHDHYDHLDYETVKKLQPKVKRVVTSLGVGSHLAHWGYDESQITELDWWEKTKLDSTFDITAAPARHFSGRGFKRMQTFWSSFILKTPQHNIYVGGDSGYDTHFKEIGDKYGPFDLAILECGQYNDYWKYIHLMPEETAQAAVELRAKLLLPVHWSKFTLALHPWNESIQRVTKKAKALNQPITTPMIGEKVEVGGGEYPVKEWWNY
- a CDS encoding TetR/AcrR family transcriptional regulator, with protein sequence MTEKQELILETALKLFAEHGFDTTPTSQIAKEAGVSEGLIFRHFTNKEGLMDAILAMSEERMARHVKSIVALAEPLAKIHATIELPVKLFSEEREFWKLQFSLKWQKKYRGQSYRPSGYYLELVEVVTDAFRQLGYAEPEKEVLLLVMLLDGLSNQLMQQPSEAFIEQTLSFLKSKYQLEKLKS
- a CDS encoding 3'-5' exonuclease gives rise to the protein MFAIVDIETTGGAYDTSRITEIAILRHDGQQVIDSYQSLINPKCWIPGFITQLTGIDNQMVKDAPTFEEVADDVRRLTQNAAFVAHNVTFDYGFVRREFGRLDEYFDRDTLCTVRLSRKIFPGYKSYSLGNICRDLQIQHTNHHRAMGDAAATTRLFELLLQHDHQGLLKGWVS
- a CDS encoding LytR/AlgR family response regulator transcription factor, producing MTALHLARTPNGLEGLRLPLNSHKVFVALRDIMRLEGQRNYTLFVLRNGQKILVSKTIGFYEELLPPNFIRVNRGCIINTVYLDFSLGEHFRLKDGYEIPVSRRKIKQLEALRDDA
- a CDS encoding Spy/CpxP family protein refolding chaperone, whose product is MKKIVFVFICTLLVSASYAQDGGHQKIENAKIGLITNRLNLTPEQSQQFWPVYNEFDDRKKEIRKQMRKLIVETNTLTTPDEKILTNLKETLNLQQKEVDLEREYMNKFLKVINVRQLAELYKAEQMFTQMLIQRLNKKQQ
- a CDS encoding RNA polymerase sigma factor, whose translation is MTDQAILEKFANPESRNFAFNQLVRKYQQKIYWHIRKMVIDHDDADDLTQETFIKAWQALETFRGDAQLFTWLYRIATNECLNFLNKKRRRFFIPIHDVEGELLEKLEAAAGETDSPLSGDEIQLKLQKALLTLPDKQRLVFNMKYFDDLKYEDIADITGTSVGALKASYHHAVTKIEKFLNGED
- a CDS encoding transketolase family protein, producing the protein MKKYTFTEKKDTRSGFGAGMQVLGQTNPNVVAMCADLVGSLKLDAFIKENPERFIQCGISEANMIGMAAGLTIGGKIPFATTFANFGSGRVYDQIRQSVAYSDKNVKIAVSHAGLTLGEDGATHQILEDLAMMRALPGMTVINPCDYNQTKAATIAVAEYEGPVYLRFGRPVIPVFTDADQKFEIGKAWMVNEGTDVSIFATGHLVWEAIQAGEMLEAEGINAEIINIHTIKPLDEKAILKSVKKTGCLVSAEEHQVAGGLGSAIAELLIQGTPYPQEFIAVKDSFGESGTPAQLMEKYGLTANDIVAAAKRAIARKK
- a CDS encoding DUF4276 family protein, which encodes MVKVGFIVEGDTEKQIVSSESFKTFCRSKGIEVLSGVLPANKKERGKDVFKNEEKLASFTALLYDMGADFVFCMRDLEDSPCITSAKDEIKSTDEKVKKVIVVKQIETWFLADVSLMKKYFGDNLLTIFPEVAVPEIISKPEEKLKEISVATRNGRGIGDKLLFAKRLIMNGFSIEHSAQNCPSAAYFLNKLSVLNTQN
- a CDS encoding AAA family ATPase translates to MKLQSLHIKNFKSIVDLEIVEPNPFTVFVGPNGSGKSNIFEALEFINISNRSSYWESAISLFGGEESFLNRNNKNTFSAEIDFQNYKVITEKLSFRSGDRKYDAYSTLFFDKDDIPHTNDTNEFLSKSMDVRYMEEVSFEQFFYWYTHIFIGQKSRQKLNYTGDYLLSLSTDNLEKVLKRILQDEVKREEIKEWLDLFIPGFDNIEIVSSELSSTDTLVMYEKGIKKPFTKDLLSDGTYNILALLTAVYQSDEPQFLCIEEPENGLNPYVIRKLVDFFRAACEEKGHYIWLNTHSNALVECLTPEEVIVVDKIGGETKIKQIKGMDLHGLNMAEVWLSGALGGGTPW